One genomic segment of Candidatus Anaeroferrophillus wilburensis includes these proteins:
- the rph gene encoding ribonuclease PH yields the protein MVENLEKGGLSSRQDGRDAGQLRTVNFQPGYLDYPAGSVLVSMGSTRVLCAATVEESVPRFLKGKGSGWLTAEYALLPCSTHSRSQREASRGKQGGRTMEIQRLIGRSLRSIVDLENLGERTIWIDCDVLQADGGTRTASITGAYAALGLALRQLRESKKLPGKVPLKDSLAAISVGLIDGMPLLDLNYQEDSAAEVDMNVVMTGSGRYVEVQGTAERAPFAADELQQMLAMAQQGIDELIGRMNRAVFGGELESLLQKS from the coding sequence ATGGTAGAAAATTTGGAAAAAGGTGGTCTGTCCAGCCGACAGGATGGTCGCGATGCTGGACAGTTGCGGACGGTGAATTTTCAGCCGGGCTATCTGGATTATCCTGCCGGGTCCGTCCTGGTAAGTATGGGCAGCACCAGGGTTCTCTGTGCGGCCACTGTGGAAGAGTCTGTTCCCAGGTTCCTTAAGGGGAAGGGCAGCGGCTGGCTGACGGCGGAATATGCCCTGCTGCCTTGTTCCACCCATAGCCGCAGCCAGCGGGAAGCAAGCCGGGGAAAGCAGGGCGGCAGAACGATGGAGATTCAGCGCCTGATCGGCCGCAGCCTGCGATCTATTGTCGATCTGGAAAACCTTGGTGAGCGGACGATCTGGATCGACTGTGATGTGTTGCAGGCTGATGGTGGAACCAGAACCGCCTCCATTACCGGAGCATACGCAGCATTGGGTTTAGCCTTGCGGCAGCTCCGTGAGAGTAAAAAGCTGCCTGGTAAGGTTCCTCTCAAAGACAGTCTGGCGGCGATCAGTGTTGGTCTAATCGATGGTATGCCACTGCTCGACCTTAATTACCAGGAAGACTCTGCTGCTGAGGTTGATATGAATGTGGTCATGACCGGCAGCGGCAGGTATGTTGAGGTTCAGGGTACCGCCGAACGAGCCCCTTTTGCTGCCGATGAACTGCAGCAGATGCTGGCCATGGCCCAGCAGGGAATAGACGAGCTGATCGGTCGGATGAATAGGGCTGTTTTTGGCGGCGAACTCGAATCGCTGCTCCAGAAAAGTTGA
- a CDS encoding FAD-dependent thymidylate synthase: MQVTVLAHTVDPEQVVAMAARLCYSPEGIDSLRLSDAADDRQLIEKILNLGHYSVLEHASFTIGIEGVSRALSHQLVRHRIASFSQQSQRYVAFDGGFTYQIPPSIGGDEALCQEYRETMAGLASFYGRLRQQGVPAEDARFVLPNGADTRLVMTMNARELRHFFRLRCCRRAQWEIRALAVEILRQVRNISPLLFRDAGPACLAGPCPEGALSCGEASVVRQEFDVLQ; this comes from the coding sequence TTGCAGGTCACCGTTCTTGCTCATACTGTTGACCCTGAGCAGGTTGTGGCCATGGCCGCCAGGTTATGCTATTCGCCGGAGGGCATTGATTCTCTTCGCTTGAGCGATGCTGCAGATGACCGGCAACTGATCGAGAAAATCCTCAATCTGGGGCACTACTCTGTACTGGAGCATGCTTCCTTTACCATCGGTATTGAGGGGGTATCCAGAGCGCTCTCACATCAGCTTGTCCGCCATCGGATTGCCTCATTTTCGCAGCAGAGTCAGCGCTATGTTGCCTTTGATGGCGGCTTTACCTACCAGATTCCGCCATCCATTGGCGGTGATGAGGCGCTGTGCCAGGAATACAGGGAAACCATGGCTGGGTTGGCCAGCTTTTATGGCCGACTCCGGCAACAGGGGGTTCCAGCTGAAGATGCTCGGTTTGTATTGCCCAATGGAGCCGACACCCGGTTGGTGATGACCATGAATGCCCGGGAGCTGCGCCATTTTTTTCGCCTTCGATGCTGCCGCCGGGCTCAGTGGGAAATAAGAGCCCTGGCTGTGGAGATCCTCCGCCAGGTAAGGAATATATCTCCCCTGCTGTTTCGAGATGCCGGTCCGGCCTGCCTAGCGGGGCCCTGCCCGGAAGGAGCTCTGAGTTGTGGTGAAGCCAGCGTTGTCCGGCAGGAGTTTGACGTTCTTCAGTGA
- a CDS encoding XTP/dITP diphosphatase yields the protein MPQDIVVATGNQGKLREIRQVLADLPVDLLSLQNFPNLKMPVEDGDSFAANARLKAEYVVRKTGKWVLADDSGLVVFHLGGEPGIYSARYAGPDAGDQENNQLLLARMRGVPAAQRAAEFVCVLVLAAPTKEIFTFEGRCQGRIAYGLRGDEGFGYDPLFLLPPDFTGTMAEISLQEKQQISHRGRALLQLHDWLHKCTSSRNSLD from the coding sequence ATGCCGCAGGATATTGTTGTTGCCACGGGCAACCAGGGAAAATTGCGGGAAATTCGCCAAGTGCTGGCTGATTTGCCGGTTGACTTGCTGTCATTGCAGAATTTTCCAAACCTGAAGATGCCTGTTGAAGATGGTGATAGTTTTGCCGCCAATGCCCGCCTGAAGGCGGAGTATGTGGTTCGGAAAACCGGCAAGTGGGTTCTGGCCGATGATTCCGGTCTGGTTGTTTTTCATCTCGGTGGTGAGCCGGGAATCTATTCCGCCCGTTACGCCGGACCTGATGCTGGAGACCAGGAAAACAATCAGTTGCTCCTGGCCAGGATGCGTGGTGTTCCTGCGGCACAACGGGCAGCTGAATTTGTGTGTGTGCTGGTCCTGGCGGCGCCGACCAAAGAGATATTCACGTTTGAAGGGCGATGTCAGGGGCGTATTGCCTACGGCCTGCGAGGAGATGAGGGGTTTGGTTATGATCCTCTTTTTCTTCTGCCGCCAGACTTCACGGGTACCATGGCCGAAATCAGCCTGCAGGAAAAACAGCAGATCAGCCATCGAGGTCGGGCACTGCTCCAGCTGCATGACTGGCTGCACAAGTGCACCTCAAGCAGAAACTCCCTGGATTGA
- a CDS encoding NAD(P)H-dependent oxidoreductase subunit E — protein sequence METTVQSLIAKYGADPAQIIAMLQDLQSAKRYLPVEDLRALAESLAIPLARIYRIATFFKAFSLEPKGEHIINVCMGTACHVRGAGRILDELKRQLGVEQGCTTDDQHFSLETVNCLGACALGPVVVVDQEYHGDMQAGQVKKLVEQYR from the coding sequence ATGGAAACTACGGTACAATCTCTTATCGCCAAATATGGCGCAGATCCGGCACAGATTATTGCCATGCTTCAGGATCTCCAGAGTGCCAAACGCTATCTTCCAGTGGAAGACCTTCGGGCCCTGGCTGAATCACTGGCAATTCCCCTGGCCCGGATTTACCGCATTGCCACCTTTTTCAAAGCCTTCAGCCTGGAGCCGAAAGGGGAACATATTATCAACGTGTGCATGGGGACCGCCTGTCATGTGCGCGGCGCCGGCCGGATTCTTGATGAGCTTAAGCGCCAACTGGGTGTCGAGCAGGGTTGTACGACCGATGATCAGCACTTTTCCCTGGAAACGGTCAACTGCCTGGGTGCCTGTGCTTTGGGGCCGGTGGTGGTGGTTGATCAGGAATACCACGGTGACATGCAAGCTGGTCAGGTCAAAAAACTGGTGGAACAGTATCGTTAA
- a CDS encoding 4Fe-4S binding protein, translated as MAKNFNEMTWKEFDIAFMVTNPGCSADYRTGDWRSQKPVTDKSKCIKCGVCYLACPDDAIRLAADGTYDFDYDHCKGCGICATECWTGCISMVEEEK; from the coding sequence ATGGCCAAAAATTTCAATGAAATGACGTGGAAAGAATTTGATATTGCCTTTATGGTGACCAATCCCGGCTGTTCAGCTGACTATCGGACCGGGGATTGGCGTTCGCAAAAGCCGGTTACCGACAAAAGCAAATGCATCAAATGTGGCGTTTGCTATCTGGCCTGTCCCGATGATGCCATCAGGCTGGCTGCGGATGGCACCTATGATTTTGACTATGATCATTGCAAGGGTTGCGGTATCTGCGCCACCGAATGCTGGACCGGTTGCATCAGCATGGTAGAGGAGGAGAAGTGA
- a CDS encoding pyruvate synthase subunit beta: protein MDALNVYAAKMAPQQESLANGHRACQGCAELLAVRLVAKTLGQDFIIANATGCLEIVTSSYPHSAWKVPWIHVAFENAAAVASGVEAGIKILKKKGKYPVDREIKIIAQAGDGGTVDIGLQALSGALERGHDFMYLCYDNEAYMNTGIQRSSSTPYGASTTTSPSGSESIGQVTMKKNVVEIAVAHDIPYVATASPSYPFDLMEKVRKGAEAKGPAYIHVLAPCPTGWRLAPNLALSIGRLAVQTKVFPLYEVVNGQYRMTVSYKNHRPVADYLKPQGRFRHLKEADIAFIQQHVDSSYDRLLKKIEMSEG from the coding sequence ATGGATGCCTTAAATGTATATGCGGCTAAGATGGCACCTCAGCAGGAATCCCTGGCCAATGGCCATCGAGCCTGTCAGGGCTGTGCTGAGTTGCTGGCGGTGCGGTTGGTGGCCAAAACCCTGGGGCAGGATTTTATCATCGCCAACGCCACCGGCTGTCTGGAGATCGTTACCTCATCATACCCCCATTCGGCATGGAAGGTGCCCTGGATTCATGTGGCTTTTGAGAATGCTGCCGCCGTGGCTTCAGGGGTCGAAGCCGGCATTAAAATCCTCAAGAAAAAGGGTAAGTATCCGGTTGATCGGGAGATTAAGATCATCGCCCAGGCTGGTGACGGCGGCACGGTGGATATCGGCCTGCAGGCCCTTTCCGGTGCGTTGGAGCGGGGACATGATTTCATGTACCTGTGCTATGATAACGAAGCATACATGAATACTGGCATTCAGCGGTCAAGCTCAACTCCCTATGGGGCATCAACAACCACCTCACCCTCCGGCAGCGAGAGTATTGGCCAGGTGACCATGAAGAAAAATGTGGTCGAAATCGCCGTTGCCCATGACATCCCTTATGTTGCCACCGCCTCCCCCAGCTATCCTTTTGATCTGATGGAAAAGGTGCGCAAAGGGGCGGAGGCTAAAGGACCGGCCTATATTCATGTATTGGCTCCCTGCCCCACCGGCTGGCGACTGGCGCCAAATCTGGCTCTTTCCATTGGCCGCCTGGCGGTGCAGACCAAGGTATTTCCGCTGTATGAAGTGGTAAATGGCCAATACCGGATGACCGTATCATATAAAAACCACCGTCCGGTGGCTGATTATCTGAAGCCCCAAGGCCGGTTCCGGCACCTGAAGGAGGCTGATATTGCATTTATTCAGCAGCATGTGGACAGTTCCTATGACCGGCTGTTGAAAAAAATTGAAATGAGTGAGGGCTAA
- a CDS encoding 4Fe-4S binding protein: MKKIASFQELEAYCQECVAARDPQRTVITICAGTGCQAHGCTNVVAAAQQELEKQGLVDVELKATGCHGFCEQGPLMVIHPQGVLYHKVKVDDVPEVIAKTVKGGEVIDALLYALPSTKEKIALEQDVPFYKLQKRIIFGSNGLIDPTSIDDYLAIGGYRALAKALADMTPGGVVEEVKKAGLRGRGGGGFPTGRKWESTLNVAGETKYVICNADEGDPGAYMDRSLLEGNPHSVIEGMLLGAYAVGATEGYVYVRHEYPLAVANLTIAIDVARQAGLLGERILGSNFSFDIKISRGGGAFVCGESSALIASIEGQVGEPRAKHIHMAESGLWGKPTVLNNVETWANVPVIIAKGADWFRSIGTEGSPGTKIFSLVGKVNNTGLVEVPMGISLRKIIFDIGGGIPGGRAFKAVQTGGPSGGCIPEEHLDLPVDFDELSKVGSMMGSGGMIVMDDRTCMVDVAKYFVNFLKGESCGKCTTCREGIARMYEILDKITRGEGELTDLELLEELAPVIQEGSMCGLGKTAPNPVLSTLRYFRAEYLAHINDKKCPAGVCKELIRFEIDPEACTGCHKCARVCPVEAAHGKKKEAHEIDQEKCIKCGMCYEACKFDAVKII; the protein is encoded by the coding sequence ATGAAAAAAATAGCATCATTCCAGGAACTGGAAGCCTATTGCCAGGAATGTGTCGCTGCCCGGGACCCTCAAAGGACAGTGATTACCATTTGTGCCGGTACAGGCTGTCAGGCCCACGGGTGTACTAATGTTGTGGCCGCAGCGCAGCAGGAGCTGGAGAAACAGGGGCTGGTGGATGTGGAACTGAAGGCCACCGGCTGCCACGGTTTTTGTGAGCAGGGCCCGCTCATGGTTATCCACCCCCAAGGGGTTCTCTACCATAAGGTGAAGGTTGACGATGTTCCCGAGGTTATCGCTAAAACGGTCAAGGGTGGCGAAGTGATCGATGCATTGCTCTATGCCTTGCCCAGCACCAAAGAAAAGATTGCTCTGGAGCAGGATGTCCCGTTTTACAAGCTGCAGAAACGCATTATTTTTGGCAGCAACGGTTTGATCGATCCCACCAGTATTGATGATTACCTGGCCATTGGCGGTTATCGGGCGCTGGCTAAGGCTCTTGCCGACATGACGCCGGGCGGCGTGGTGGAGGAAGTGAAGAAAGCTGGTTTGCGAGGCCGTGGCGGCGGTGGTTTTCCCACCGGCCGTAAATGGGAATCAACCCTGAATGTCGCCGGCGAAACGAAATATGTCATCTGTAATGCCGATGAGGGCGATCCCGGTGCCTATATGGACCGCAGTTTGCTGGAAGGGAATCCTCATTCGGTTATTGAAGGGATGCTCCTGGGTGCCTATGCCGTTGGAGCAACCGAAGGATATGTGTATGTGCGGCATGAATATCCCCTGGCGGTTGCCAACCTGACCATCGCCATTGATGTTGCCAGGCAGGCCGGTCTGCTCGGGGAGCGTATTCTTGGTAGTAATTTCAGTTTTGATATCAAAATCAGCCGCGGTGGCGGTGCTTTTGTCTGCGGTGAATCGAGTGCGTTGATTGCTTCCATTGAAGGACAGGTGGGCGAGCCCCGGGCCAAACATATCCATATGGCTGAAAGCGGATTGTGGGGTAAGCCGACGGTGTTGAATAATGTCGAGACCTGGGCCAACGTGCCGGTTATTATTGCCAAAGGGGCAGACTGGTTTCGTAGCATCGGCACGGAGGGCAGTCCCGGCACCAAGATTTTCTCGTTGGTGGGGAAGGTTAATAACACCGGTCTGGTTGAGGTGCCCATGGGTATCAGCCTGCGGAAAATTATTTTTGATATCGGTGGCGGCATCCCGGGAGGTCGGGCGTTTAAAGCGGTCCAGACCGGCGGGCCTTCCGGCGGTTGTATTCCTGAAGAACATCTTGATCTGCCGGTCGACTTTGATGAATTGAGCAAGGTTGGTTCGATGATGGGTTCCGGTGGCATGATTGTGATGGATGACCGGACCTGCATGGTGGATGTGGCCAAGTATTTTGTTAATTTTCTTAAAGGTGAATCCTGCGGTAAATGTACAACCTGTCGCGAAGGTATAGCCAGGATGTATGAAATTCTCGATAAGATTACCCGAGGTGAGGGAGAACTGACTGACCTTGAACTGCTCGAAGAGCTGGCGCCGGTGATCCAGGAAGGCTCCATGTGTGGCCTGGGGAAAACGGCTCCCAACCCGGTACTCAGTACGTTACGTTATTTCCGGGCTGAATATCTTGCCCATATCAATGATAAAAAGTGTCCGGCCGGGGTCTGTAAAGAGCTGATCCGTTTTGAAATTGATCCCGAAGCCTGCACCGGGTGCCATAAATGCGCCCGGGTTTGTCCGGTTGAGGCTGCCCATGGTAAGAAGAAAGAGGCCCATGAGATTGACCAGGAAAAATGCATCAAGTGCGGTATGTGCTATGAAGCCTGTAAGTTTGATGCGGTGAAAATTATTTAA
- the porA gene encoding pyruvate ferredoxin oxidoreductase, which yields MAKRIGIEVSLAISEAVKLANVDAIAAYPITPQTHIVEHLSELVADGELQAEFIPVESEHSAMSVCAGTSAAGARTYTATSSQGLALMNEILFIIPAMRLPVVMTIANRSLSGPISIWNDHSDLMSVRDTGWIAIFAENGQEAFDLTLQSFKIAEDHRVMLPISVNIDGFTLSHVIEPHEFLDQAEVDSFLPPYEPLVQLNPDKPVSMGMVGIPEIYFEAKKAQDMVLIESKAVIKEVFKEFGEKFGRYYHVIESYRTDDAETLLMTMGSISETAMEAIDIMKDEQGRKVGLIRLRLWRPFPHEELRELLRGVKTLAVVDRAVSFGSPGGPVATEVRSALYNSENAPYVASFIAGLGGRDVTIEHFTTMVDMAERMAEQREVHEYKMIGVRE from the coding sequence ATGGCAAAACGAATCGGAATCGAGGTTTCGCTGGCGATCAGTGAAGCGGTGAAGTTGGCTAATGTGGACGCCATCGCTGCCTATCCGATCACCCCTCAAACCCATATAGTGGAGCACCTTTCGGAGCTGGTGGCTGATGGTGAGCTGCAGGCGGAGTTCATTCCGGTGGAATCGGAACATTCAGCCATGAGTGTTTGCGCCGGCACTTCGGCAGCCGGAGCAAGAACCTATACGGCAACCAGTTCCCAGGGACTGGCGCTGATGAATGAGATCCTCTTTATTATCCCGGCCATGCGGTTGCCGGTGGTGATGACGATTGCCAACCGCTCCCTGTCGGGTCCGATCAGCATCTGGAACGACCACAGTGATCTCATGAGTGTGCGGGATACCGGCTGGATTGCCATTTTTGCTGAAAACGGCCAGGAAGCCTTTGACCTGACCCTGCAATCGTTCAAGATTGCCGAAGACCACCGGGTCATGCTGCCCATCAGCGTCAATATTGACGGATTTACCCTCAGCCACGTTATCGAACCCCATGAGTTTCTCGATCAGGCGGAGGTCGACAGCTTTCTGCCACCCTATGAGCCCCTTGTCCAGCTCAATCCCGACAAACCGGTCAGTATGGGAATGGTGGGGATTCCGGAGATTTACTTTGAAGCCAAGAAGGCTCAGGATATGGTCCTGATTGAGTCGAAAGCGGTCATTAAGGAAGTATTCAAGGAATTTGGTGAAAAGTTCGGCCGCTATTACCATGTCATTGAATCATATCGAACCGACGATGCTGAAACCCTGCTGATGACCATGGGCAGCATCAGTGAGACGGCCATGGAAGCCATTGACATCATGAAGGATGAGCAGGGCAGGAAGGTTGGTCTGATTCGTCTGCGCCTCTGGCGGCCGTTTCCCCATGAAGAGCTGCGGGAACTGCTCCGGGGAGTAAAAACCCTGGCAGTGGTGGACCGGGCGGTATCCTTTGGCAGTCCCGGTGGGCCGGTTGCCACCGAGGTTCGTTCTGCCTTGTATAATAGCGAGAATGCCCCCTATGTGGCAAGTTTCATTGCCGGTCTTGGGGGTCGGGATGTGACGATCGAGCACTTTACGACCATGGTGGACATGGCTGAGCGGATGGCTGAGCAGCGTGAAGTTCACGAATACAAGATGATAGGAGTAAGGGAATAA
- the rho gene encoding transcription termination factor Rho, translating to MNLNDLKTKKISDLTAMAKDLKVEGAAGMRKQDLIFALLQAHTNKNGAIHGEGVLEILPDGFGFLRAPDYNYLSGPDDIYVSPSQIRRFNLRTGDTVSGQIRSPKESERYFALLKVQEINHENPEVARDKILFDNLTPLFPEERLMLERESDNYAMRMMDLMTPIGKGQRGLIVAPPRTGKTVLLKNIANSLTSNHPEVTLIVLLIDERPEEVTDMQRSVNGEVISSTFDEPAQRHVQVAEMVIEKAKRLVEHKHDVVILLDSITRLARAYNTVVPPSGKVLSGGVDSNALHKPKRFFGAARNIEEGGSLTIISTALIETGSRMDDVIFEEFKGTGNMELHLDRRLADKRTFPAIDIGRSGTRREDLLMSKRDLQLVWILRKFLQPMGVVESMEFLLEKMEGTKNNAEFLDSMHQ from the coding sequence ATGAATTTAAATGATCTGAAAACCAAAAAAATTTCTGACTTGACTGCAATGGCCAAGGATTTGAAGGTGGAAGGTGCCGCCGGAATGCGCAAGCAGGACTTGATTTTTGCCCTGCTCCAGGCCCATACTAATAAAAATGGCGCCATTCACGGCGAAGGGGTGCTGGAAATTCTTCCCGATGGATTTGGTTTCCTACGGGCTCCCGACTATAATTACCTGTCGGGTCCCGACGATATTTATGTTTCACCATCGCAGATTCGACGCTTTAATCTGCGAACCGGCGATACTGTTTCCGGACAGATTCGTTCGCCGAAAGAGAGTGAACGATATTTTGCCCTGTTGAAAGTACAGGAAATCAATCATGAAAATCCCGAAGTGGCCAGGGATAAAATTCTCTTTGATAATTTGACCCCCCTCTTTCCTGAAGAGAGGCTGATGCTCGAACGGGAAAGTGACAATTATGCCATGCGGATGATGGATCTCATGACTCCCATCGGCAAAGGGCAGCGGGGGCTGATTGTTGCACCGCCGCGGACGGGCAAAACAGTGCTGTTGAAAAACATTGCCAATAGCCTGACCAGCAACCACCCTGAAGTTACCTTGATTGTTCTGCTTATTGATGAACGGCCGGAAGAGGTCACCGATATGCAGCGGTCGGTGAATGGCGAGGTTATCTCTTCCACCTTTGATGAACCGGCTCAACGCCATGTGCAGGTGGCTGAGATGGTGATTGAGAAAGCCAAAAGGCTGGTCGAACACAAACATGATGTGGTTATTCTTCTTGACAGTATTACGCGGCTGGCACGGGCGTATAATACGGTGGTGCCTCCCAGTGGTAAAGTCCTTTCAGGCGGTGTAGATTCCAATGCGTTGCATAAACCGAAGCGTTTTTTCGGGGCGGCAAGAAATATCGAGGAAGGTGGTTCCCTGACAATTATCTCAACGGCCCTTATTGAAACCGGCAGCCGGATGGATGATGTTATTTTTGAGGAGTTCAAGGGAACCGGCAATATGGAGCTTCATCTGGATCGTCGCTTGGCTGACAAGCGGACGTTTCCGGCCATTGATATTGGTCGTTCAGGAACCCGGCGGGAGGATCTGCTGATGAGCAAACGCGACCTGCAGTTGGTCTGGATTTTGCGCAAGTTTCTCCAGCCCATGGGGGTGGTGGAAAGCATGGAGTTTCTCCTGGAAAAAATGGAAGGAACCAAAAATAACGCCGAGTTTCTTGATTCTATGCACCAGTGA
- the prfA gene encoding peptide chain release factor 1: MFSKLHEVEERFFELEREMMVPEVAADPKRYREKAKEAADLRPLVECYQQYKKVVAELAENQEVLQGNDEELKELAQEELPGLTREKESLNKKLHFLLLPKDPNDEKNVVLEIRAGTGGDEAALFAADLFRMYSRYAEQQKWKIEILSQSFTGVGGFKEIIALLQGQRVYSRLKYESGVHRVQRVPTTESQGRIHTSAVTVAILPEADEVELDINPNDLRIDIYRSSGPGGQSVNTTDSAVRITHIPTGLVISCQDERSQHKNKAKGMKILKAKLLDLKQQEQHDLISADRRQQVGSGDRSERIRTYNFPQGRVTDHRIGLTLHRLDQVMAGDLDEVIDSLATHFQAEALKAGQE, from the coding sequence ATGTTTTCCAAGCTGCATGAAGTAGAAGAAAGATTTTTCGAGCTGGAACGGGAAATGATGGTTCCAGAGGTTGCCGCAGATCCTAAAAGGTATCGCGAAAAGGCCAAGGAAGCGGCCGACCTCCGGCCGCTGGTTGAATGTTACCAGCAGTACAAAAAAGTAGTAGCTGAACTGGCTGAAAACCAGGAGGTGCTGCAGGGAAATGATGAAGAGCTGAAAGAGCTGGCCCAGGAAGAGCTGCCGGGCTTGACCAGAGAGAAAGAATCTTTGAATAAAAAGCTGCATTTCCTGCTGCTGCCCAAGGATCCCAATGATGAAAAAAATGTTGTCCTGGAAATTAGGGCGGGCACCGGCGGTGATGAGGCAGCCCTTTTTGCCGCCGACCTGTTTAGGATGTACAGCCGGTATGCGGAACAGCAGAAGTGGAAGATTGAGATTCTTAGCCAGAGTTTTACCGGGGTGGGCGGATTCAAGGAAATTATTGCTTTGCTGCAGGGACAGCGGGTCTACAGCCGGTTAAAATATGAAAGCGGCGTCCACCGGGTGCAGCGAGTGCCAACAACCGAATCCCAGGGTCGCATTCATACGTCCGCAGTTACGGTGGCCATCCTGCCGGAAGCAGACGAGGTGGAGCTGGACATCAATCCCAATGATCTTCGTATCGACATCTACCGTTCGTCGGGACCCGGGGGACAAAGTGTCAATACGACCGACTCGGCCGTTCGGATTACCCATATTCCCACCGGCCTGGTAATCTCCTGCCAAGACGAAAGATCACAGCATAAAAACAAGGCAAAGGGAATGAAAATTCTGAAAGCCAAGCTGCTGGACTTGAAGCAGCAGGAGCAGCACGACCTGATTTCCGCTGACCGGCGGCAGCAGGTGGGGTCCGGCGACCGCAGTGAGCGGATAAGAACCTACAACTTCCCCCAGGGACGGGTAACCGACCATCGCATTGGCTTGACGCTCCATAGGCTAGATCAGGTGATGGCTGGTGATTTGGATGAGGTGATTGACTCTCTGGCGACCCATTTCCAGGCGGAGGCCTTGAAGGCTGGCCAAGAATGA
- the rpmE gene encoding 50S ribosomal protein L31, producing the protein MKKDIHPKYDTCSVSCACGNSFETRSTIDEIKVEICSACHPFYTGKQKFVDSAGRIEKFRRKYAKPGN; encoded by the coding sequence ATGAAAAAAGATATTCATCCCAAATATGATACCTGCAGTGTTTCCTGTGCCTGTGGCAACAGTTTTGAGACCCGCTCCACGATTGATGAGATCAAGGTTGAAATCTGTTCAGCGTGTCATCCATTCTATACCGGCAAGCAGAAGTTTGTTGATAGCGCCGGTCGCATAGAAAAATTCCGTCGCAAATACGCTAAACCCGGGAACTGA
- a CDS encoding (2Fe-2S)-binding protein — MMMIEITINGKKVQVEKGTTILEAATANRVRIPTLCHHELLEPYGACRLCLVEVVKNGWRSLATSCNYPITGPIEVETDTEKVRSARRMVLELLLSRCDTSPRLNQLAAEYGLTESRFSLNYDDCILCGQCERVCREVVGANAITFANRGVERVVVPPFGEEAEFCIGCGACVYVCPTNAIRIQEDGDEKIIDRWSRVLKLRACSECGVEFAPDFQLRYLQQKYDLAADFFDLCRDCRAMQK, encoded by the coding sequence ATGATGATGATTGAGATAACAATAAACGGGAAAAAGGTGCAGGTGGAGAAGGGAACGACGATCCTGGAAGCGGCAACCGCCAATCGGGTTCGGATTCCCACGTTGTGCCACCATGAACTCCTGGAGCCTTATGGTGCCTGTCGACTGTGTCTGGTGGAAGTGGTGAAAAACGGCTGGCGCTCGCTTGCCACATCCTGCAATTACCCCATAACCGGCCCCATTGAAGTGGAGACGGATACCGAAAAAGTGCGCAGTGCAAGGCGCATGGTGCTGGAGTTGCTGTTGTCCCGCTGCGACACCTCGCCGCGCCTGAATCAACTGGCGGCCGAATATGGCCTGACGGAATCACGTTTTTCACTCAACTATGACGATTGCATTCTTTGCGGTCAATGCGAGCGGGTGTGCCGGGAGGTGGTTGGTGCCAACGCCATAACTTTTGCCAATCGAGGCGTTGAGCGGGTTGTGGTTCCTCCCTTTGGTGAGGAAGCTGAATTCTGCATTGGCTGCGGGGCCTGTGTCTATGTCTGCCCTACCAATGCCATCCGGATTCAGGAAGATGGTGATGAAAAAATTATTGACCGTTGGTCGCGGGTATTGAAGCTTAGAGCCTGCAGTGAGTGCGGGGTGGAATTTGCTCCTGATTTTCAGCTCCGCTATCTGCAACAGAAATATGATTTGGCGGCGGATTTTTTTGATCTATGCCGCGACTGCCGGGCAATGCAAAAGTAG